The region ACTACAAGATAAGTTCGCAATTTACTCTTTTTCATCATTGCAAAATAAAAAAGTATATTTTAATATTATAAAAAACTTTCAAGATAAATATTCAGACTTGATTCGTGGAAGAATAGATAGTATGAAGCCACAATACTATACAAGACTTGGTGCTGCCATAAGAGAGAGTGCAAAAATTTTAGACAAACAACAAAGTGCAAATAAACTTTTGCTTATTATTAGCGATGGTAAACCAAATGATGAAGACAGATATGATGGAAGATACGGCATAGAAGATACAAAAAAAGCTCTTGAAGAGGTAAAGAAAAAAGGTATAGTTCCTTTTTGTCTTACAGTTGATTTAGATGCAAAAGAGTATCTCGCTTATCTCTTTGGACGAAATGGTTATGCCGTTGTTAGAGATGGTCAAAAATTACCAAAAGTATTACCAGAAGTATATATAAATTTAACAAAATAGTATTTTATAAATAGAAGGAAAAATATGTCAAAAACTTATTATTTAGCACAATCAAATGAGGTAGAACTTTTTAAAGCTGCTGCACAGATGGATTTACCAATTTTAATAAAAGGTCCTACGGGATGTGGTAAAACAAGATTTATCGAAGCTATGGGAGAAGAGTTAAAGCGTGATGTTTATACTGTTGTATGTCATGATGATTTAAGTGCTGCTGATTTGGTAGGTCGTCATCTTATAGATGAAAATGGTACTTATTGGCAAGATGGACCACTTACAAAAGCTGTAAGAAATGGTGGCATCTGTTATCTTGATGAAATTATAGAAGCAAGAAAAGACACTACTGTTGTTTTGCACTCACTTGCAGATTATCGTAGAGTTTTACCAATAGATAGAACAGGAGAAGTTATACAAGCACATCCTGATTTTATGTTGGTTGTTTCTTATAATCCTGGATATCAAAATGTTTTAAAAGGAATGAAGCCAAGTACTAAACAGAGATTTATCTCACTAAGTTTTGATTATCCAAAAGCAGAGATTGAAAAAGTTGTTCTTATAAAAGAGAGTGGAGTAGATGAAGAAACTGCGCAAAAACTTGTAGATATAGCAGGAGAAATCCGTAAACTTAGTGATACTGATATTCAAGAAGCAGTATCAACAAGACTTCTTATATATGCAGGAAAGTTAATTACAAAAGGTTTTGACCCATATCAGGCTTGTATGCACTCAATAGTAGAATCACTAAGTGATGAAGATGATGTTTTAGAGGTCTTAGAAAAACTTATATCTTTACATTTTACTAAGAATTCAAATGTCTAGTCACTTAAGTTCAAAAGAGAAATATCCTCCTGGAGATTTTGCAATTTGGATAATTATATATGTTGAGCTTATTACATTTGGGCTACTTTTTTTAGGATACGCTTTTTCAAGAAGAGCTGATGTTGAACTATTTAATAGCTCTCAGCTTGTTGTAAGTCAGACATCAGGTTTTATAAATACTTTTATCTTAATAACAAGTAGTTATTTTGTTGTAAAAGCCGTGCAATATATGAAAAACATGACACAACAAAACCATAAAAAGTCAAATATTCAAGCCTCAAAATGGCTTCTTTTTGCAATAATGTGTGGAGTTGCTTTTTTAATTATCAAAATAACAGAGTTTTCACATATTTTTGGTTTAGGAATTCATCTTAGTACAAATAAATTTTTTATGTTTTATCTATTTTTGACAGTATTTCATTTTCTTCATGTACTTTTAGGCTCGGGAATACTCTATATCATATATAAAAAGACAAAGGCTTATGGTTATACACCAGATGATTACAAGGGCTTTGAAACAGGTGCATCTTACTGGCATATGGTAGATTTGTTGTGGATTGTACTTTTTCCACTTGTGTATATAATAAGATAAGAAGGCAAAAATGAAAAGAATTTTAGAATACATATGGATTGTTTTAGTGTTACTTACAATTTTTGCTTATTTGTTAGGATATATGAAGTATATAAATACCTCTCTTGTTGCTGTACTTCTTCTTACAACATTTATAAAAGGAGAGTTGGTTATAGACTATTTTATGGGTTTAAAAGATGTAGCGTTTAAGTATAGAGTTATTCCAATAGCTTGGTTGGTATTTGTAATATCATTGATTGCTTCAGCGTATTATATGCCAATTTAAGAAAGAGAATTACCACGCTAAGCGTGGTAATTATTATAGTTTGTCTTCGTTTTTACCAAGATATTCAGCTACACCCTCAGTTGTAGGTTTCATACCCTCATCACCTTTGTTCCAACCTGCTGCACATACTTCACCATGCTCATCAGTAAACTGCATAGCATCTACCATACGAATCATCTCATCAATGTTACGACCAAGTGGTAAGTCATTGATTACTGCGTGACGAACAACACCTTTACCATCTATAAGAAATGATCCACGAAGTGCAACTGATTCACCAAAAAGTACATCATAATCTCTTGAAATTTGTTTTGTAAGGTCAGCCACAAGTGGATACTTAATACGTCCAATACCACCACTATTTACAGGAGTTTCTCTCCATGCGAAGTGAGAAAATTGACTATCTACAGATACACCAATAACATTTACGCCACGACTTTTAAAATCTTCAATTCTATGAGAAAAAGCAATAATTTCTGATGGACATACAAATGTGAAGTCTAGTGGGTAAAAGAAAAGTACTGTACCTTTTTCACCAAAGTTTTCTGAAAGTTTAAAATCTTCAACGATTGAGCCATCTGCTAAAACTGTTGTTGCTGTAAAATCTGGAGCTGGGTTTGTTACTAACATATAATTTCCTTGTGTTTTGTTGAGAGAATCTTAACACAAACAAATTAATAAAGCTTAGAGGAAACAAAGTAATAAATTTATTTAAGGATAATTTTTATCTTTTGTCTTTGTTGATTTAAGATATGAAAAAATTAAACATACTTTGATATACTTCGCTCGATTTATAGAGCTTGACTCTATACTTCAATAAGGAAAAATCGATGACGAAAGAGTATATATTTACTTCAGAGTCTGTAACAGAAGGGCACCCTGATAAGATGGCAGATCAAATCAGTGATGCAATTTTGGATTATATTATTGAACATGATACTTCTGCACGCGTAGCGTGTGAAACACTTGTATCAAATGGTTTTTGTGTAATCGCAGGCGAACTAAAGACTAATGCTTATGCACCAATGCAAGAGATAGCTAGAAAAGTTATTCAAGAGATAGGCTACACAGATGCTACTTATGGTTTTGACTATAGAGCCGCTGCTGTTTTAAATGGTATAGGCGAGCAATCTCCTGATATCAATCAAGGTGTTGACCAAAAAGATGGAGAGATAGGAGCAGGCGACCAAGGTTTGATGTTTGGTTATGCTTGTCGTGAAACAGATGTTCTTATGCCTCTTCCTATACATTTAGCCCATCGCTTAACACAGAGACTTGCAGAAGTAAGAAAAGAGGGCTTAGTTCCTTATCTACGTCCTGATGGAAAAGCACAAATAAGTGTAAAGTATGTAGGAGATAAACCAGTCTCAATCGATACTATAGTTATCTCAACTCAACACGCTCCAGACGTTGAACAAGAACAAATTCACACAGACATGATAAACGAAGTTATTAATCATGTTATTCCAGCTCATATGATGAACGATAAAACAATCATACATATTAATCCAACTGGAAAATTTGTAATTGGTGGTCCTCAAGGTGATGCAGGATTGACAGGTAGAAAAATCATAGTAGATACTTATGGCGGAAGTTGTCCTCATGGAGGCGGTGCTTTTAGTGGTAAAGATCCCACTAAAGTTGATAGAAGTGCAGCTTATGCCGCTAGATGGGTTGCAAAAAATTTGGTGGCATCTGGAGCTTGCGATAAAGCAACTATACAAATTTCATACGCTATTGGTATAGCTAAACCTGTTTCTATATTAGTAGATACTCATTCAACAGGTATTGTTGAAGAAGAAAAAATTGAAAAATGTGTAAAAGAGCTTTTTGATCTTTCTCCAAAAGGAATTATAAAATCACTTGATTTATTGCGTCCAATATATAGAAAAACAGCTACATATGGACACTTTGGAAGAGAAGAAGATGGCTTTACGTGGGAGCGTACGGACAGAGTTGATGAGATTAAAACTTATTTAGGCATTTAAGTAGTTGTTTTAGCTATTTTTAAAAATCTTGTGATAAACTTATCTCGAAAATTAATTCTAGGAGAATTTTATGGCAGTAATTATTAATGACACTTGTATCAACTGTGGTGCATGTATCGATGAATGTCCAGTAGAAGCGATCGTTGATGAGGATGATAATCCAACGGGTGAAGAAACATATTATGTTTATGGAAATAAGTGTGTAGAGTGTGTTGGTCATCATGACGAGCCAGCTTGTGCTACTGCATGTCCTACTGAGGGTTGTATTACTTGGGATGCTATTGGTGAGAGTCCAGAGCATCGTGAAGACGTTACAGAAGAGCAACGTTCAAATCATGAGAATATCGTAGACTAATTCTCTTCAAACATATCGCAAAGTGCAAAAATTACACTTTGCGATTCTCCTTTCTTTTACAAAAATTTCATATTTTAACTTAAACATATTATTTTTTAGATATAATTCCATCCTAATTTTATACTTATATAGGAGATTTGATGGAACGTACACTATCAATAATAAAACCAGATGCCGTGGCTAAAGGCGTAATCGGTAAAATTTTAGACCGTTTTGAGAGCAATGGTCTTAAAGTTGCAGCAACAAGAAAAATTCAACTTAGTCGTGGTGATGCTGAAGCATTTTATGCAGTTCATGCTGAGAGACCTTTTTTCAATGACTTAGTTGATTTTAT is a window of uncultured Sulfurimonas sp. DNA encoding:
- a CDS encoding peroxiredoxin, which gives rise to MLVTNPAPDFTATTVLADGSIVEDFKLSENFGEKGTVLFFYPLDFTFVCPSEIIAFSHRIEDFKSRGVNVIGVSVDSQFSHFAWRETPVNSGGIGRIKYPLVADLTKQISRDYDVLFGESVALRGSFLIDGKGVVRHAVINDLPLGRNIDEMIRMVDAMQFTDEHGEVCAAGWNKGDEGMKPTTEGVAEYLGKNEDKL
- a CDS encoding CbbQ/NirQ/NorQ/GpvN family protein yields the protein MSKTYYLAQSNEVELFKAAAQMDLPILIKGPTGCGKTRFIEAMGEELKRDVYTVVCHDDLSAADLVGRHLIDENGTYWQDGPLTKAVRNGGICYLDEIIEARKDTTVVLHSLADYRRVLPIDRTGEVIQAHPDFMLVVSYNPGYQNVLKGMKPSTKQRFISLSFDYPKAEIEKVVLIKESGVDEETAQKLVDIAGEIRKLSDTDIQEAVSTRLLIYAGKLITKGFDPYQACMHSIVESLSDEDDVLEVLEKLISLHFTKNSNV
- a CDS encoding 4Fe-4S dicluster domain-containing protein, giving the protein MAVIINDTCINCGACIDECPVEAIVDEDDNPTGEETYYVYGNKCVECVGHHDEPACATACPTEGCITWDAIGESPEHREDVTEEQRSNHENIVD
- a CDS encoding cytochrome c oxidase subunit 3, which gives rise to MSSHLSSKEKYPPGDFAIWIIIYVELITFGLLFLGYAFSRRADVELFNSSQLVVSQTSGFINTFILITSSYFVVKAVQYMKNMTQQNHKKSNIQASKWLLFAIMCGVAFLIIKITEFSHIFGLGIHLSTNKFFMFYLFLTVFHFLHVLLGSGILYIIYKKTKAYGYTPDDYKGFETGASYWHMVDLLWIVLFPLVYIIR
- a CDS encoding cytochrome C oxidase subunit IV family protein — encoded protein: MKRILEYIWIVLVLLTIFAYLLGYMKYINTSLVAVLLLTTFIKGELVIDYFMGLKDVAFKYRVIPIAWLVFVISLIASAYYMPI
- the metK gene encoding methionine adenosyltransferase, giving the protein MTKEYIFTSESVTEGHPDKMADQISDAILDYIIEHDTSARVACETLVSNGFCVIAGELKTNAYAPMQEIARKVIQEIGYTDATYGFDYRAAAVLNGIGEQSPDINQGVDQKDGEIGAGDQGLMFGYACRETDVLMPLPIHLAHRLTQRLAEVRKEGLVPYLRPDGKAQISVKYVGDKPVSIDTIVISTQHAPDVEQEQIHTDMINEVINHVIPAHMMNDKTIIHINPTGKFVIGGPQGDAGLTGRKIIVDTYGGSCPHGGGAFSGKDPTKVDRSAAYAARWVAKNLVASGACDKATIQISYAIGIAKPVSILVDTHSTGIVEEEKIEKCVKELFDLSPKGIIKSLDLLRPIYRKTATYGHFGREEDGFTWERTDRVDEIKTYLGI